A window from Sphingobacterium hotanense encodes these proteins:
- a CDS encoding retropepsin-like aspartic protease, which translates to MKTTINFLALSAMLLSALSPKAQNKQLTQFLSARFSIAGYTHQAADYCFNKIQDQRGYTFVELKELPDRKASIILKGNKGELDTSFARLDSQGKIKQIELFDRLYGIKRAANPKLIAKIPFENKNGSILLKLSINGTGKTLNMLFDTGADGMALDEKKANAIGVKVTRENNASVVGGTQQIKVSEGNYVEIGELKMDNMSIAIFPSRPDDHSDGIIGNSILRRYITHIDYDNNELSLFEFGDFNYPGEGKPIPITFPQGVIHLHADLSITGEAPIRGDFIFDTGAGYSLIAFRPFVKEHKLLVSGFKSEVSSSTSSLGTVTPTFTGIARSLALENMEPMLNFPISLMGGSSANKDWNPGADGSLGVRAISRYNHFINLLDGEIYLSKNKLHSYPADFLIRDYLFGWNNQGDLILLERIGTPNSPEKGKRVNSIDRILESRLAKNSKSIEKLRSLPKDKKITVSFFDETKTTIE; encoded by the coding sequence ATGAAAACAACTATTAATTTTTTAGCTCTTTCCGCTATGCTATTATCTGCGCTTTCACCGAAAGCTCAAAACAAACAGTTAACGCAATTTCTCAGCGCCCGATTCTCGATTGCCGGCTATACGCACCAAGCTGCCGATTATTGCTTCAACAAAATCCAAGATCAACGAGGCTATACCTTCGTGGAATTGAAGGAGCTGCCAGATCGAAAAGCCAGCATTATCCTCAAAGGCAACAAAGGCGAATTAGACACCTCTTTCGCAAGACTTGACTCGCAAGGCAAGATTAAGCAGATCGAGCTTTTCGATCGCTTATACGGCATTAAAAGAGCTGCCAATCCAAAGCTAATCGCCAAGATCCCGTTTGAAAATAAAAATGGCTCTATCCTACTGAAGCTAAGCATCAACGGGACAGGCAAAACGCTTAACATGCTCTTTGATACCGGAGCCGACGGCATGGCGCTTGATGAAAAAAAGGCAAACGCGATAGGCGTAAAAGTAACAAGGGAAAATAATGCATCAGTGGTTGGTGGGACACAGCAAATCAAAGTGTCTGAAGGCAACTACGTCGAGATCGGCGAGTTAAAGATGGACAACATGTCCATCGCTATCTTTCCTAGCCGGCCAGACGATCACTCCGATGGAATTATTGGCAACAGCATCTTGAGAAGATACATTACCCATATCGATTACGACAATAACGAGCTATCGCTTTTCGAATTCGGCGATTTCAACTACCCTGGTGAAGGCAAGCCTATTCCTATTACATTCCCACAGGGGGTTATCCACCTCCACGCGGACCTTTCTATTACCGGCGAGGCTCCTATCCGCGGAGATTTTATTTTCGACACAGGTGCCGGCTATAGCTTAATAGCCTTTCGACCATTCGTCAAGGAGCATAAACTGCTAGTCTCGGGATTCAAATCCGAAGTCTCCTCGTCGACCAGCAGCTTAGGAACAGTAACCCCAACCTTCACCGGAATAGCCCGATCCCTGGCCTTAGAAAATATGGAACCTATGCTAAACTTCCCCATCAGTTTAATGGGTGGCAGCTCAGCTAATAAAGATTGGAACCCCGGAGCAGATGGATCACTGGGCGTACGTGCAATTAGCCGCTACAACCATTTTATCAACCTGTTGGATGGCGAAATATACCTGAGCAAAAACAAGCTACATAGTTATCCTGCAGACTTCCTGATCCGCGATTACCTTTTTGGTTGGAACAACCAGGGCGATTTGATACTGCTCGAAAGGATAGGAACACCAAACAGCCCAGAGAAAGGAAAAAGAGTAAATTCTATCGACCGAATACTCGAGAGTAGGCTGGCCAAAAACAGTAAATCCATCGAGAAATTAAGAAGTCTCCCTAAGGATAAAAAAATAACCGTTTCGTTCTTCGACGAAACAAAAACTACAATAGAATAA
- a CDS encoding PKD-like family lipoprotein: MKKILYISILFLIVFCASCNKDLGNYDYVDVDSLKIGNIHLLDTLKIGLGQPVNFIPEFENKLNQIDEADLEYEWVAFDNSIVSGPEKKRVLCKTRNFEVIPALVVGTYPCYLKVRNKKTGSIWIYDFTLKISGKFEKYGWFVLSDKNSQSHLDYFQDDPTNWNTYPVEYRDFNVLLKNEIDGSTLDLAGKPVSLANFHNQDVITRAAKNYLYINTENKTYKINVTDGMLYNTTKYSFTNETSAGKPNSANKLFGFSSGQSIAIKDNNIYSMYYIYQKSYNIPINTNPDGTGYRISEYIAAPMGNVYSNTLIYDIDNRRFMTFNYASQYATPLSSEGQALDVRNTNMDMVWMQHTLAFNGQAIAVMKNATNYFLVRMTFGEDASFAVNSVTDITTTFPGIASASCFAVDHLYGYVFYAANNKIYQYDMDAKVLKVAKEYTGREITLLKFQTFTSNLKPGNTGFDRNKVRLEPVAYSLIVGSHEQSNPTSSGRVDFLRVNGLMGTLTESFNPFEGMGKVVDVVYTDNM; encoded by the coding sequence ATGAAAAAGATTTTATATATCTCAATTTTATTCCTGATCGTTTTTTGCGCTAGCTGTAATAAAGATCTAGGAAACTATGATTATGTTGATGTCGATTCCTTAAAAATAGGAAATATCCATTTATTAGACACCCTCAAAATTGGGCTAGGGCAACCTGTCAACTTTATTCCGGAATTTGAAAACAAATTAAACCAAATCGATGAAGCTGATTTAGAATATGAATGGGTAGCATTTGATAATTCCATCGTATCCGGCCCTGAAAAGAAAAGAGTCCTGTGTAAGACACGTAATTTCGAGGTTATCCCAGCTTTAGTAGTTGGTACTTACCCATGTTATTTGAAAGTTCGCAACAAAAAAACAGGAAGCATTTGGATTTATGACTTTACCTTAAAGATTTCTGGAAAATTCGAAAAGTACGGATGGTTCGTATTAAGTGATAAAAATAGTCAATCACACCTCGATTATTTTCAAGATGATCCAACAAATTGGAACACATATCCTGTTGAATATCGAGACTTCAACGTACTGCTAAAAAATGAAATCGATGGTTCCACATTAGATCTGGCCGGAAAGCCCGTTTCACTTGCCAATTTCCATAATCAAGACGTGATCACAAGAGCGGCAAAAAACTACCTGTACATCAACACAGAGAACAAAACGTATAAGATCAATGTGACAGATGGTATGTTGTATAACACAACAAAATACAGTTTTACAAATGAAACATCCGCTGGAAAACCAAATTCAGCTAATAAATTATTCGGATTTTCATCAGGCCAATCTATCGCCATCAAAGACAACAATATTTACAGTATGTATTATATTTACCAAAAGTCTTATAATATCCCTATTAATACAAATCCAGATGGTACGGGATATAGAATATCAGAATATATTGCGGCACCAATGGGCAATGTATACAGTAATACTTTGATTTACGATATTGACAACCGTCGCTTTATGACATTCAATTACGCATCTCAATATGCCACTCCCTTATCATCCGAGGGACAGGCGTTAGATGTTAGAAACACCAATATGGACATGGTGTGGATGCAGCATACACTTGCTTTCAATGGTCAAGCAATTGCAGTAATGAAAAATGCTACAAATTATTTTTTGGTTCGTATGACTTTTGGAGAAGATGCAAGCTTTGCTGTAAACTCGGTAACCGATATCACAACTACTTTTCCGGGTATCGCAAGCGCATCTTGCTTTGCAGTTGATCACTTATATGGTTATGTATTTTATGCTGCAAATAATAAAATATATCAATACGACATGGATGCCAAGGTATTAAAAGTTGCAAAAGAATACACTGGCCGCGAGATAACACTCCTTAAATTCCAAACGTTTACCTCGAATCTAAAACCCGGTAATACAGGTTTCGATAGGAACAAAGTTCGCCTCGAGCCGGTCGCCTATAGTTTAATAGTCGGATCTCATGAACAAAGTAATCCTACTTCTTCAGGTCGAGTAGATTTCCTTCGAGTAAACGGATTAATGGGCACACTAACCGAGTCCTTCAATCCTTTTGAAGGTATGGGAAAAGTTGTTGACGTTGTTTACACAGACAACATGTAA
- a CDS encoding DUF4843 domain-containing protein — protein MKKLFKYLLFSISFLSLFACKEDTLDLYDENTSGNNIYFLENYSKTRYDKFNQVISLGLASASLTDTIIKIPVRITGPKSEQDRPINVVIPDTCTMKEGIHFDFQTAPVIRANRTVDTISLILHRTEDLLSSQVYLKLTLQPNADFITNIATKKNSGYTIDLLSYELSYDDMFPVPYIWTTFAGKSTVLGYFGNYSRRKMELMLEVLKANPAVFYDSKLGISISQIINWSSYMKYWLNKEKIEGNIYLDDAGNEITMGPYAK, from the coding sequence ATGAAAAAATTATTTAAATATTTACTTTTTAGTATCAGCTTTTTGTCCTTGTTTGCCTGCAAAGAGGACACTTTAGACCTCTACGACGAAAATACGTCGGGAAATAATATTTATTTCTTAGAGAATTATTCAAAGACAAGATATGATAAGTTTAATCAAGTTATTTCCCTGGGATTGGCTTCTGCATCCTTGACAGACACGATAATCAAGATCCCTGTAAGAATTACCGGGCCGAAATCTGAGCAGGATAGACCGATTAATGTTGTCATTCCAGACACATGTACGATGAAAGAGGGGATTCATTTTGACTTCCAAACAGCGCCTGTTATCAGAGCAAACAGAACGGTGGACACGATTTCTTTAATCTTGCATCGTACGGAAGATCTACTATCAAGTCAAGTGTATTTAAAACTTACACTACAACCCAATGCTGATTTTATAACGAATATCGCAACGAAAAAAAACTCGGGATATACGATTGACCTGCTATCTTATGAACTCTCATATGACGATATGTTTCCAGTGCCTTACATCTGGACTACGTTCGCTGGGAAATCAACGGTGTTGGGATATTTTGGCAATTATTCCCGAAGAAAAATGGAACTGATGTTAGAAGTTCTCAAAGCTAACCCCGCTGTATTCTATGATTCGAAATTGGGTATTTCGATCAGTCAGATTATAAATTGGTCCTCCTATATGAAATACTGGCTAAATAAAGAAAAGATAGAGGGAAACATTTACCTCGACGATGCTGGAAATGAAATCACAATGGGCCCTTATGCTAAGTAA
- a CDS encoding RagB/SusD family nutrient uptake outer membrane protein, which yields MKLFYKTNKSLTIVLAIFAIALTSSCKKWLDVQPEDKFTKDQIYRTPAGVAEVMNGLYQKLGNESLYGGNLTLTVLDVLAQRYKVSNTQNPYYVFDSFSYGSESSQNTFNNIWTQMYATIANINDLVANLPKIENGLTSAQKNQYLGEAIGMRAFIHFDLLRMFGQPYNESNESFSAIPYYRTLSTNISDFSTNKEVVQFILEDIAEAEALLANDPIRGGKSTDNYNNNRFNYYAVLALKARVYQWINDKPNAFAAAKSLIDAQDVFPWVTHSAITIAGKDTDRKFFSENIFAVFNPKLNDLFLGRFDGNLLDGDLLATGSDNAISKVYENYEGDYRYTYLWPYSTTGVGYRTFIKYAEISNKANISRFMVPVIRISEMYYIAAESTEDPIEALDYLNTVRRHRNLLVDISNPSTLRDELTKEYIKEFYGEGQLFYYYKRIGSTSILSMTNGGNQLAVNASTFVIPVPQEEFDAR from the coding sequence ATGAAATTATTTTACAAAACAAATAAATCATTGACAATCGTACTAGCAATATTCGCTATTGCATTAACGTCGTCGTGCAAAAAATGGTTAGATGTACAGCCCGAAGATAAATTTACAAAAGATCAAATTTATCGAACTCCAGCGGGGGTGGCTGAAGTGATGAATGGTTTATACCAAAAATTAGGGAACGAATCGTTATATGGGGGAAACCTCACCCTGACGGTGTTAGATGTATTGGCTCAACGCTATAAAGTTTCAAACACACAGAACCCCTACTATGTCTTTGATTCTTTTTCTTACGGCTCCGAGTCATCCCAGAATACGTTCAATAATATTTGGACACAAATGTATGCTACTATTGCAAATATTAATGACCTCGTGGCCAATCTCCCTAAGATTGAGAATGGATTAACTTCTGCACAAAAGAACCAATACCTAGGAGAAGCAATTGGAATGCGAGCTTTCATCCATTTCGACCTATTGAGAATGTTTGGACAGCCTTACAACGAATCAAACGAGAGTTTCTCGGCCATTCCATATTACCGCACATTGTCGACGAATATTTCCGACTTTTCGACAAATAAAGAAGTGGTTCAGTTCATTCTCGAAGATATTGCAGAAGCGGAGGCACTTCTAGCAAATGATCCGATTAGAGGAGGAAAAAGCACCGATAACTATAACAATAATCGTTTCAATTATTATGCAGTACTTGCATTGAAAGCGCGTGTATACCAGTGGATAAATGATAAACCCAATGCTTTTGCAGCCGCAAAATCTTTGATTGATGCGCAAGATGTATTTCCTTGGGTTACCCACTCTGCCATTACGATTGCCGGAAAGGATACAGATAGAAAGTTTTTTTCTGAAAATATATTCGCAGTATTTAACCCCAAACTAAACGACTTATTCCTTGGCCGCTTTGATGGAAACTTACTTGACGGCGATTTACTGGCAACGGGTTCTGACAATGCAATCAGTAAAGTATATGAAAATTACGAAGGAGACTATCGTTATACTTATTTATGGCCTTATTCCACAACTGGAGTAGGATATAGAACATTCATCAAATACGCTGAGATCTCCAATAAAGCTAACATCAGTCGTTTCATGGTACCGGTTATCCGTATTTCCGAAATGTATTACATCGCGGCAGAATCTACCGAAGATCCAATAGAGGCTTTAGACTATTTAAATACTGTACGAAGACATCGTAACTTATTAGTGGATATCAGCAATCCCTCTACCTTAAGAGATGAGCTCACAAAAGAATATATAAAGGAGTTTTATGGTGAGGGACAGCTCTTCTATTATTATAAACGCATCGGATCCACTTCAATTCTGTCTATGACCAATGGAGGAAATCAGTTGGCTGTGAATGCATCTACATTTGTTATTCCAGTTCCGCAAGAAGAATTTGACGCAAGATAA
- a CDS encoding SusC/RagA family TonB-linked outer membrane protein — protein MNFYLYPFLYKGVESTDLMGDPVAQQTRVTTKSPLADSGFLSNMIMRLKIVTLFLGALFSQANARSIAQEITLNKKNTELSTVLKELEKQSGYTFFYNKNDINASKKISVNFNSTPLREVLNSVLKQQSLTFEYFDKTIVVKRTNNRNNVEGRSITQNAEKFSALNQTIVRGSVVDEDGHPIIGASIRLKSDPKKATSTKQNGEFELPITSLNELLVVSFVGFETSEVKASLDRRAMRIVLKKRDNNIEEVVATGMMSFKKETFSGASNRYTQEDLKQVANTNVIQAMKSLDPSFLVMENNLSGANPNVLPNIELRGTTSITSENLRDEFTNDPNQPLFILDGFETSLRSILDLDMNRIASITINKDASSTAIYGSRASNGVVVVETIKPQPGEIRVNYTSDMNLELADLGSYNLMNAAEILEFERLSGVYTAPSHQPEAQYDYYDRLYNNRLEKVQSGIDSYWLKEPIRTGFAHRHSLYAEGGSESFLFNIGGNFKNNNAVMKNSGRKDWGGRINLIYRKDKINISNNLTISGYGSSESNYGSFSTWANLKPYYTKADATQANLDEYLDVYYNKTYLIANPLYNANQNSYDRSKNWGIANNLAAIYTINDALRVQAGLQLRKESTTAEAFISPLNSRYFQISPLLKGAFNSRGRDLFSYNANAMVTYGKNIEKHSITANARLEFSDNTNSSLGFSAQGFPLTSNGNPAFAYGYTEDGTPSSAKSVSRRNSFISALNYSYDRRYSFDASFNYDGSTSFGRKNPYSPFFSVGASWNLHNEGFLKDNPNFNMLRLRANYGITGNQNFSSTTSISTYRYLSAYSYFGQGVTLSTFANENLRWQKTNQLSGGLDATLLDNRLTVTFNAYLKKTNNLAVAVDLPASTGLMAYPFNAGDLTVKGIEGIVRYNIIQRPEERFYWNVGVTGATSSQTYNNFNNKLAGMNKSLQNSNSLKRYKDGYSPNTLWAVQSLGIDPATGREIYLKIDGSQTFDYDAKDIVALGNGNPAFQGVLSTTLNYKGFSMSAYMRYIWDQDVMNTALFNKVENISLSSITSYNQDKRALYDRWKEPGDIAQFKGIGLNDLTRISSRFIQQENSFSFESISLGYDFKDYAWIKRAGLSNLRITGITNEIGRWSTIRRERGIDYPYSKMYSITINAKF, from the coding sequence ATGAATTTTTATTTATATCCATTCTTGTATAAGGGGGTGGAATCTACCGATCTAATGGGCGATCCTGTTGCTCAACAAACTCGCGTAACAACAAAAAGTCCCCTTGCAGATTCTGGATTCTTATCCAACATGATAATGAGATTGAAAATAGTTACACTATTTTTAGGAGCCCTTTTTTCGCAAGCAAATGCACGTTCTATTGCTCAAGAAATAACGCTAAACAAGAAAAACACAGAGCTCTCCACCGTGCTTAAAGAACTCGAAAAACAATCGGGTTACACGTTTTTTTACAATAAGAACGATATCAACGCAAGTAAGAAAATCAGTGTAAATTTTAACAGCACGCCTCTGCGAGAGGTGCTAAATAGTGTGCTGAAACAACAAAGCCTCACCTTCGAATATTTCGACAAGACCATTGTTGTAAAGAGGACAAATAACAGAAACAATGTTGAGGGACGTTCAATTACGCAGAATGCAGAAAAGTTTTCAGCGTTAAATCAAACTATAGTGCGAGGCTCGGTTGTTGACGAAGATGGACACCCAATTATCGGAGCGTCCATTCGATTAAAGTCTGACCCTAAAAAAGCGACATCAACTAAGCAGAATGGTGAATTTGAACTCCCAATCACAAGTTTAAATGAGTTATTGGTTGTTAGTTTCGTTGGCTTTGAGACAAGTGAGGTAAAGGCCAGCTTAGATCGCCGAGCAATGAGAATTGTCTTAAAAAAACGTGATAATAATATTGAGGAAGTGGTGGCGACAGGGATGATGAGCTTCAAAAAGGAAACTTTCTCCGGCGCTTCTAACAGATATACGCAAGAAGATTTGAAACAAGTTGCCAACACGAACGTAATTCAGGCAATGAAATCATTAGATCCATCCTTTTTGGTAATGGAAAACAACCTTTCCGGAGCCAATCCAAATGTACTTCCAAATATTGAATTACGTGGAACAACGAGTATCACCAGCGAAAATCTTCGGGATGAATTTACAAACGATCCAAACCAACCACTTTTTATTCTAGATGGTTTCGAAACAAGCTTACGCTCGATTTTAGATTTAGACATGAATAGAATTGCATCCATTACTATCAATAAGGATGCGAGTTCCACCGCTATTTATGGTTCAAGAGCTTCCAATGGCGTGGTGGTGGTTGAAACAATCAAACCACAACCAGGAGAAATTCGGGTGAATTACACAAGTGACATGAACTTAGAGCTTGCCGACCTAGGAAGTTATAACCTGATGAACGCTGCTGAAATCTTGGAATTCGAAAGACTTTCCGGTGTTTATACTGCGCCAAGCCATCAACCAGAAGCACAGTACGATTACTACGATCGCTTATACAATAATCGCTTGGAGAAGGTACAATCTGGTATTGACTCCTATTGGCTGAAAGAGCCAATCCGAACAGGATTTGCTCATCGTCATTCCTTATATGCTGAGGGTGGATCAGAGAGCTTTTTGTTTAACATCGGCGGTAACTTCAAGAATAATAATGCGGTAATGAAAAACTCCGGCCGCAAAGATTGGGGTGGTAGAATCAATTTAATCTATCGCAAAGACAAGATTAATATCAGCAACAATTTGACTATAAGTGGTTATGGATCTTCAGAATCCAATTACGGTAGCTTCTCGACTTGGGCAAATTTAAAACCCTACTACACCAAAGCAGATGCAACGCAAGCAAATTTGGATGAATACCTTGATGTGTATTACAACAAAACTTACTTGATTGCGAATCCGTTATACAACGCGAACCAAAATAGCTACGATCGTTCAAAAAATTGGGGAATTGCGAATAATTTGGCAGCTATCTATACGATAAATGATGCCTTACGGGTACAAGCGGGATTGCAACTGAGAAAAGAATCTACGACTGCGGAGGCTTTTATCTCACCTCTGAATTCTCGCTATTTCCAGATATCTCCGTTATTAAAAGGAGCGTTTAATTCTAGAGGCCGTGACCTGTTCTCTTATAATGCAAATGCCATGGTAACCTACGGAAAAAATATAGAAAAGCATTCCATTACAGCCAATGCACGTCTCGAATTTTCCGATAACACCAACAGTAGCTTAGGATTCAGCGCACAAGGCTTTCCCTTAACAAGCAATGGTAATCCAGCATTCGCCTACGGTTACACAGAAGATGGGACTCCCTCTTCAGCGAAATCTGTAAGCCGTCGTAATTCTTTTATTTCGGCATTGAATTATAGTTACGATAGACGTTATAGTTTTGATGCTTCATTCAACTATGATGGATCTACATCTTTCGGACGAAAGAATCCTTATTCTCCGTTCTTCTCTGTCGGAGCAAGTTGGAACTTGCACAATGAGGGGTTCCTAAAAGATAATCCTAATTTCAATATGCTACGTTTAAGAGCAAACTATGGTATAACCGGAAATCAGAACTTCTCATCTACCACTTCAATCTCTACGTATCGCTATTTGAGTGCTTACAGTTATTTCGGACAAGGAGTTACTTTATCAACGTTTGCTAACGAAAACCTACGTTGGCAAAAAACAAACCAGCTTAGTGGAGGATTAGATGCTACACTTCTCGACAACAGATTGACCGTAACGTTTAACGCCTACTTGAAAAAGACCAATAATCTAGCTGTCGCTGTCGATTTACCAGCCTCTACTGGCTTGATGGCATATCCTTTTAACGCAGGTGACCTAACCGTTAAAGGAATTGAAGGTATTGTTCGCTATAATATTATTCAACGTCCAGAAGAAAGATTTTATTGGAATGTGGGAGTAACTGGAGCAACAAGTTCCCAGACTTACAACAATTTTAACAATAAGCTCGCGGGTATGAATAAAAGTCTTCAGAACTCAAATTCGCTTAAACGGTACAAAGACGGTTACTCACCTAACACACTTTGGGCCGTCCAGTCACTTGGCATTGACCCCGCAACCGGTCGTGAAATATATCTAAAGATTGACGGTTCTCAAACCTTTGACTATGATGCAAAAGATATTGTCGCGCTAGGAAATGGTAATCCAGCTTTCCAAGGTGTATTGAGCACAACTTTAAATTATAAAGGATTTTCAATGTCTGCATACATGCGTTACATCTGGGATCAAGATGTGATGAATACTGCATTATTCAATAAAGTTGAAAATATCTCCTTATCGAGTATCACATCATACAATCAAGATAAACGAGCCTTATACGATCGTTGGAAAGAACCTGGCGACATCGCTCAGTTCAAAGGAATTGGATTAAATGACCTTACTCGCATTTCATCTCGTTTTATCCAGCAAGAAAATTCATTTTCATTCGAGTCAATTTCACTTGGCTATGACTTTAAAGACTATGCTTGGATTAAGAGAGCGGGCTTAAGCAATTTACGTATAACGGGTATCACAAACGAAATCGGTAGATGGTCTACAATCCGTCGCGAGCGTGGTATCGACTATCCCTATTCAAAAATGTACTCTATCACAATAAATGCAAAATTCTAA